In a genomic window of Maricaulis maris MCS10:
- a CDS encoding GIY-YIG nuclease family protein: MEDREGTIAVYMMASRYDGPLYTGVTANLLWRVRQHKDGSASGFTRKYKCTSLVWWEPHGVIVEAIRREKRIKKWPRRWKVNLIEDRNPHWRDLWDELWAVPPNPGLKL; encoded by the coding sequence ATGGAAGACCGGGAAGGCACGATTGCCGTCTACATGATGGCCAGCCGGTATGATGGGCCGCTCTATACCGGTGTGACGGCCAACCTCCTCTGGCGGGTCCGGCAGCACAAGGATGGGAGCGCTTCCGGTTTCACCCGCAAATACAAATGCACGAGCCTGGTCTGGTGGGAACCGCACGGCGTTATCGTCGAGGCCATCCGCCGCGAGAAGCGGATCAAGAAATGGCCGCGCCGCTGGAAGGTCAATCTCATAGAGGACCGCAATCCACACTGGCGTGATCTCTGGGACGAACTCTGGGCCGTACCGCCCAACCCTGGCCTCAAACTCTAA
- a CDS encoding 3-hydroxybutyrate dehydrogenase, whose translation MSSIRTDLTGQVAIITGSTSGIGAAMAEALAANGCHIILNGLGDASEIESLRAKIASDHGVEVRYHPANMLKPDEIADMVASAEREFGRLDILLSNAGIQHVSPVEDFPAEKWDAIIAINLTSVFHAAKAAIPVMKRQGKGRIVNLASAHGLVASPFKSAYVAAKHGVMGFTKTLGLELAEDGITCNAICPGYVKTPLVENQIADTAKARGITEDEVVRDVMLAAQPTKKFVTYEQLAGALLYLVSDAGANMNGSWISVDGGWTAK comes from the coding sequence ATGTCTTCCATTCGCACTGATCTCACGGGCCAGGTGGCCATTATTACCGGCTCGACGAGCGGGATTGGGGCGGCGATGGCGGAGGCGTTGGCGGCCAATGGCTGTCACATCATTCTCAACGGGCTGGGTGATGCGAGCGAGATCGAGAGCCTGCGAGCCAAGATCGCCAGCGATCATGGGGTCGAGGTGCGCTACCATCCGGCCAATATGCTCAAGCCGGACGAGATCGCCGACATGGTTGCCTCGGCCGAGCGTGAATTCGGGCGCCTGGACATCCTCCTGTCCAATGCCGGCATCCAGCACGTCTCGCCGGTCGAGGATTTCCCGGCCGAGAAATGGGACGCCATCATCGCCATCAACCTGACCTCGGTCTTCCATGCGGCCAAGGCGGCGATCCCGGTCATGAAGCGCCAGGGAAAAGGCCGGATCGTCAATCTCGCCTCGGCCCACGGTCTGGTCGCCTCGCCGTTCAAATCGGCCTATGTCGCGGCCAAGCATGGGGTGATGGGTTTCACCAAGACTTTGGGCCTGGAGCTGGCCGAGGATGGCATCACCTGCAATGCGATCTGTCCGGGCTATGTGAAGACGCCGCTGGTGGAAAACCAGATCGCCGACACGGCCAAGGCGCGCGGGATTACCGAGGATGAAGTCGTGCGCGATGTCATGCTGGCGGCCCAGCCGACCAAAAAATTCGTCACCTATGAGCAGCTCGCCGGCGCTTTGCTCTATCTTGTCTCCGATGCCGGGGCCAATATGAATGGTTCCTGGATCAGCGTAGACGGCGGATGGACAGCCAAGTGA
- the yaaA gene encoding peroxide stress protein YaaA: MLILLSPAKNMNFDAVGRDLLATTPDLIGETRILSKTTRQLTAPKIKAMMKINDDLARLNRERFQAFDADQPGVKQAAFAFNGEVYRGLEAHTLSAEDLDWAQSHLRILSGMYGALKPLDAIHPYRLEMGRKLHTRRGESLYDFWGDRIAKELNGLQAEAAEPVILNLASNEYFKAVDRKALKGRVITATFKEEKDGQLRALMVFAKKARGMMARWAIENRITDPADLVKFDLGGYRFEAEGSSEGDLLFTRPQPAAAGKKAA; the protein is encoded by the coding sequence ATGCTGATTCTGCTTTCGCCCGCCAAGAACATGAATTTCGACGCCGTCGGGCGCGACCTGCTGGCGACCACGCCGGACCTGATTGGCGAGACGCGGATCCTGTCGAAGACGACGCGTCAGCTGACGGCCCCGAAAATCAAGGCGATGATGAAGATCAATGATGATCTCGCCCGCCTCAATCGCGAACGCTTCCAGGCCTTTGACGCCGATCAGCCGGGTGTGAAACAGGCCGCCTTCGCCTTCAATGGCGAGGTCTATCGCGGGCTCGAGGCGCACACGCTCTCGGCCGAGGATCTCGACTGGGCGCAAAGCCATCTGCGCATCCTGTCGGGCATGTATGGCGCCCTGAAACCACTCGACGCCATCCACCCCTACCGCCTGGAGATGGGCCGCAAGCTGCACACACGCCGCGGCGAGAGCCTGTATGATTTCTGGGGCGACCGGATCGCCAAGGAGCTCAACGGCCTCCAGGCCGAGGCCGCCGAACCGGTCATCCTCAACCTGGCTTCGAACGAGTATTTCAAGGCCGTCGACAGGAAGGCGCTGAAGGGCCGCGTCATCACCGCAACCTTCAAGGAAGAAAAGGACGGCCAGCTGCGCGCCCTCATGGTCTTCGCCAAAAAGGCCCGCGGCATGATGGCCCGCTGGGCCATCGAAAACCGCATCACCGACCCGGCCGACCTGGTCAAGTTCGACCTCGGCGGCTACCGGTTTGAAGCGGAGGGCTCGAGCGAAGGGGATTTGCTGTTCACAAGGCCGCAGCCAGCTGCGGCGGGGAAGAAGGCGGCTTAA
- a CDS encoding VOC family protein has protein sequence MNDNEAILKIDYNEIPVTDMEAAKAFYAGAFGWSFIDFGPAYAAFENAGLDGGLRLEDKPFAVGCLIILKAKDILAAEVRVEEAGGTIINREDFPGGRRFHFTDPSGNELAIWSPNGKYDPAAAMDAANDPDE, from the coding sequence GTGAACGATAACGAAGCCATTCTCAAGATCGACTATAACGAGATACCGGTCACCGACATGGAGGCCGCCAAGGCCTTCTATGCCGGCGCTTTCGGCTGGAGTTTCATCGATTTCGGACCGGCCTATGCCGCCTTCGAGAATGCCGGGCTGGATGGCGGCTTGCGGCTCGAGGACAAGCCCTTCGCAGTCGGCTGCCTGATCATCCTCAAGGCCAAGGATATCCTCGCCGCCGAAGTGCGCGTTGAAGAGGCCGGCGGAACGATCATCAATCGCGAGGACTTCCCCGGTGGCCGCCGTTTCCATTTCACCGATCCCAGCGGCAATGAGCTGGCCATCTGGTCGCCCAATGGAAAATATGATCCCGCCGCTGCCATGGACGCCGCCAACGATCCGGACGAATGA
- a CDS encoding NUDIX hydrolase has translation MTTSGPDLTRRQPVPGAGMVVFRGDDVLLIRRGKPPYEGQWSLPGGKIEYGETAAEAALRELAEETGTTARIVGLIDVIDSIGLREPGQPGDWHYLLVDFAGVWTGGEPVAADDVTEAQFFPYHEAIARTKWDRTRDVIGRARDIVAALSAPQSVP, from the coding sequence ATGACAACGTCCGGCCCTGACCTGACCCGCCGCCAGCCCGTGCCGGGCGCCGGCATGGTGGTCTTTCGCGGCGATGACGTCCTGTTGATCAGGCGCGGCAAGCCGCCCTATGAGGGCCAGTGGTCGCTGCCCGGCGGCAAGATCGAATATGGCGAGACCGCCGCCGAAGCGGCCTTGCGCGAACTGGCCGAGGAGACCGGCACCACGGCACGCATTGTCGGCCTGATCGATGTCATCGACAGTATCGGCCTGCGCGAGCCGGGCCAGCCGGGCGACTGGCATTATCTGCTGGTCGACTTCGCCGGCGTCTGGACCGGCGGCGAACCGGTCGCGGCGGATGATGTCACCGAGGCGCAATTCTTCCCCTATCACGAGGCCATCGCGCGGACCAAATGGGACCGGACCCGTGATGTGATCGGCCGGGCCCGCGACATTGTCGCCGCCTTGAGCGCGCCACAATCCGTGCCATGA